Sequence from the Canis lupus baileyi chromosome 24, mCanLup2.hap1, whole genome shotgun sequence genome:
AGCCACTCCCATGGGCTCCTCTCCAGTGCTGGGCCTGGAAGCACTAGGAATTGGGATGGGACGGACCCCCCGGGAAGACCAGGCTGGAGCAGGTGTCGGGGCTCCTCTggtcccacctcctccctggacACTTGGTGAAGCCTAGGCCCTGAGAGTAGGGACAGAGGAGAGCCTAGGTCTCCTCAGAACTGCTGAGGCGGACTCGGTGCCTGCTATTGGGCCCTGGAAGGGGGCTTGTGTCAAGAATGGTGAAGAGCAGCTTGGTGGGGTGAGGCTGAGGCAGGGCAGACCTGTGCCGGCCGGCGGGGTGCGCGGGAGCGCGGGAGCGCGGGAGCTGGAGGACCACAGGCAAGTGGTCCAGGAGGCACAGGGTCGGTGGCGCGGGTCGCGCGCCCATCACTGACCCGTGAGAACCCGGCTGCCCCTGCCAGCTCCCGCACTGCCCCCTCCCAGCCGCCCCGCCCTAGCACCCCGGGGGGCACCCCGCCCCACCGCGGCCCGGTCCGGCCCCTCCCGCCCTTTGCTCCAGTTCCCGGGCTTGGCACCTATGGTGGGGGTGCTGCCCGCCTGCCAGGCTCCGGGGCCGGGCCCACGGGAGGGTGGGGCGGCTGGGAAGCTGGCACGCTGCCCCGGGGGAGCCTCTCTCGGCAGGCGCCCGGGTgccgcgggggggaggggggaacaaAGGGCTCATTCTCCCCCTGCGCAGCCGGTGGCATCGCCGGGGCGTTGGCGGAAGCCCCCGGGGCCCGGGAGGGGGCAGGCCCAGGCGGGGCCGCCGAATCACGGGCTCCTGTTTCCCGCAGGGTGCTGGAGGAGGAAACCGGCGGAGCAGCTTCCCCACTCTCAGTTGCGCGTCTGGCGATGGCGATGAGAGGTCCTGCTGCGCTGCCCGCCGCGCTCCCCCTCCATtagccgcgccgcgccgcgccgcgccctcGCCGGTGCCTCTCTCGGGACCCGGGATCGGTCCCGCGCTTCCAGGCACGACCCCCTCCCCCGGCCTCTCGGCCTCCCCCCCACTCGGCGGTCTCCGACCCGGGGCGCGCGTTCCCCCCGGCCCGGCTCCCACTCTCCCCCCGGGGGCACCCGCTccccagccccggcccggccctcccCGCGGCGCAGCACGGAGTCTCGGCGTCCCATGGCGCAGCCCACGGCCTCGGCCCAGAAGCTGGTGCGGCCGATCCGCGCCGTGTGCCGCATCCTCCAGATCCCGGAATCCGACCCCTCCAACCTGCGGCCCTAgagcgcccccgccgccccggggggAGAGCACGCGAGCGCGCTGAGCGGAGAGCGGGAGGACGCGTCCTCGCTCGCCGGCCGGGAGGCCCCGGAGCCGGCCCATGGGGAGCGGGCGCCCGGCCCCGGCCACcacgcccgccgccgcccgcgccgcgcccggccCGCCGAGCCCAGGTAAGCGCCGAAGGGGCCCGGGCGGCCCTGCTGCCGCGCTCGCCGCGCCCTCCCCGGCCGGCCGCACGCGGCGAGGGCGTTGCCTGCGCCTGTCCgct
This genomic interval carries:
- the HRURF gene encoding protein HRURF, with the translated sequence MAQPTASAQKLVRPIRAVCRILQIPESDPSNLRP